The Neoarius graeffei isolate fNeoGra1 chromosome 25, fNeoGra1.pri, whole genome shotgun sequence genome includes a region encoding these proteins:
- the hnrnpdl gene encoding heterogeneous nuclear ribonucleoprotein D-like, with protein MQVEHQQTDFSTDEIPEGSKINASKNQQDDGKMFIGGLSWDTSKQDLKDYLSKFGEVVDCTIKTDPITGRSRGFGFVLFKDAQSVDRVLELKEHKLDGKLIDPKRAKAIKGKEPPKKVFVGGLRPETTEEQIREYFGSFGDIENIELPVDSNTNERRGFCFVTYVDEEPVTKLLENRYHNVGAGKCEIKVAQPKEVYRQQQNRSDRGGRGGFRGRGRGGPSQGYNQGYGGYYGQNYGGYGNGYSQGYNDYSGYDYTGYNYQNYGYGQGYDDYSGQQSNYGKVSREGGNHQNNYQPY; from the exons ATGCAGGTAGAGCACCAACAGACCGATTTCAGCACGGATGAGATTCCAGAGGGATCTAAAATCAACGCGAGTAAAAACCAGCAGGATGACGG GAAGATGTTTATTGGTGGTCTGAGCTGGGACACCAGCAAGCAAGACCTGAAAGACTACCTGTCTAAGTTTGGAGAGGTGGTGGATTGTACCATCAAAACCGATCCGATTACTGGCCGATCCAGAGGTTTTGGGTTCGTGCTCTTCAAAGATGCACAGAGTGTCGACAGA GTTCTGGAGCTGAAGGAGCACAAACTGGATGGTAAACTGATTGATCCAAAACGAGCCAAAGCCATAAAGGGGAAGGAGCCTCCCAAAAAAGTCTTTGTTGGAGGTCTTCGTCCAGAAACAACAGAGGAACAAATTCGGGAATATTTTGGATCCTTTGGAGAT ATTGAAAACATCGAACTCCCTGTGGACAGCAACACAAATGAGAGGCGAGGGTTTTGCTTTGTAACATATGTGGATGAAGAACCTGTGACGAAGCTTTTGGAAAATAGATACCACAACGTGGGAGCAGGAAAG TGTGAAATTAAAGTTGCCCAGCCCAAAGAGGTCTACAGACAGCAGCAGAACAGAAGCGACcggggaggaagaggaggattCAGAGGTCGTGGAAGAGGAG GACCAAGTCAGGGCTATAACCAAGGCTATGGCGGTTACTATGGACAGAACTATGGAGGGTACGGTAATGGCTACAGCCAGGGCTATAACGACTACTCTGGGTATGACTATACAGGCTACAACTACCAGAATTATGGATATGGACAAGGCTATGATGATTACAGTG GTCAACAGAGCAACTATGGCAAGGTCTCCCGGGAGGGTGGAAATCATCAGAACAACTACCAACCGTATTGA